Within the Macadamia integrifolia cultivar HAES 741 unplaced genomic scaffold, SCU_Mint_v3 scaffold1062, whole genome shotgun sequence genome, the region ATTTAGGGATGGAGGAGCTGAGTATCGATTTGAGATGAAGGAGCTCAGTATTGATTTGGGGCATTAAgagagggtatattaggtacttcactTTTTAGAAcgatattttggtatttagaaaaaaatagatCAACTGATGTCAGCATTTAAAGTATATTCTGTGGAGGTGGAGCtgcaaattttcctttttttctaatgagTGTCAATGGCCCCACTAAGCCCCGAGTGCATGTGTACCTTCCATACACGTAAGTTGGGTTAGCGCCAGCTCCTATGGGAACCATAGAAACCCACGGTGAAGGGGAGTCAAACTAAGGACACATGTTAAGCACTTTCTTACGATGTATATAGAATGTGTTAGACATTCACTCCATCACGAGTTTCAatcattgttagcaaaaatgcattttaaatggAGTTCAAATGCGCTTTCATTTTTAACTTTTAGCACATGTTTTGCAGTATGTTTTTCGAAGATACAGGAAAAACGGCAAATGACAAGTATTTCGTTTTTAAAAACATTTAGAACGTGATCCTTTTCTAACATTTTTTAAGACTCGACTCGTTAAACATAATTCCTACTTCTCTCTTCTAAACTCCGATTGACCTGAGTCTTTCGtcaacttgaagctaactcgATGGCTTACATTTCTCATGATTTCACCttcaattcaatttcaatgCACGAACCCCGAAATTGAGCTACGAATTGATGGATTTGCAGAAAAacatttctaaagtgatgactctcAACTCCAATTGAAATTACATAACTCCGAAAACGTGTtaactatgttgacaacaataaacaacatcataaccaagtctctttttttttggtaaaaataacCAAGTCATATTACTCAATAAGAATTTGGGAATGTGTattgtatgaatttagaattagtgttggatgatattcaatgatatgtcttaaaagttataatgagacatgggatatatatacataatgttggatattgtagttgttttaaACATCAGATGCATGTATtaatgtaataattccttaatttatatgtaTACTACAATTTTTTTGGTCCcctttgtttgaaatctacacgctTAAATTTTGTACCATCATTTTCGCTTTTTTACTGTATTGTTCAGAATTTTTCACTGttcgtttttgtttttgtgtcaTTCcctttttgctaactatggttacaaccatggtttaaagtatctccgataccgatacgataccctccgatacgtatcctaaatttagccgaccgatacgatatactccgatacaatacatgaaatttttaaaatcctttcgtatcgatatatatatatcctatgatacatatcgatatgcaccaatacactattgatacgtactgatactctatgaaaaatataaaatcaagatgAAATATACGTTTaggtatgtatcagtacgtatcggtgagtatttgtatgtatcgatcggtacatatcgatgagtatcagtacgtatcggtgagtatcggtatgtaccgatacagtgcgctacggtcatataattgccaagatgagtattttttttagaaaacacgaatttttgaggggtttttgttccaaagttgctgccagtcatatttctctctaactaaagtggaaatcaagattgagaacaatgattttacatttatgggacaactacaaaatcttgaattcttagtgtgataccctcaatttagtgtttatgtataatacatgttatcaatagttttttttaacagaatttttatgcaaaagtgtttaaaaaggtgtttcatatccatttatgtgtgtatcttagcgtatctccaatacgatacgataccctcttatacttatcttaattttgatcgaccgatatgacgatcgataccgatactttaatccttggttacaACACATGTTGATCACAATTTGTTAGTAAGCTGGTGCTAGTTTCTACAATAAATTGCAATCGGTATACCTTTAGTGGTGTCGTCCAACTTTATATGGAGATGGATTGAATGATGTGTTAATTAAAATGTATCTATTATAACTTATTGAAACGTTTTTCATAACAGCACCAGTGGTCTAGTGGTAGAATAGTACCCTGCCACGGTACAGACCCGGGTTCGATTCCCGGCTGgtgcattattttttattttctctcaaaaTTCACCTTTGAAAGAGAGTCTTTTTGTTTTGGGCTGCCTCTCTGGCGCTTTAGActttttttcctcatttatgGTAAAAGTCCAAccaagggaatttttttttttttttacattcgATAGGACTGCCCAAtgggactttactcacacatgcaagaggggagggggattaTGTGTGACAGGAGTTGATCCCTATACCACAAGCATGGAACCTGCTCTACCAGGCAGAGGCTACAATCAGTGCGCTATGCATTAGATTCATATAAGCTTGTGAAATAGGCCCAAATATATACCAAATGATAAATTTAGATGGGGCCCAAAGTTTTGTTTACAGGTAAACTCTAAGGTCCCTGATCACATGTAACACTTCAAAGTTCTAATTGAATAGTGTTTAACTATTTATCATGTGACGAAATAGAGCTTTGAAAACTTAGGACTATGAAAGTGTATTATAATGTTTCAACAGTTGCATGCCAATGCATGGGAAAGTAGTTGATTGAATCagactttgaaatttgatatataaTTAGTCCAAACCATGTGTTGTATTTATTCATCAATCCACATGGCACAATGAGAAAGGCCTGTAGGAGCTACTTTGATAAACTTATCAAGTGGGTTGTAAGAATGAATTCTCCCGTTTAACATATAGTTATATCGGAACACATTCTTTGTCCGGGGGTGCGCTACACCTGAACTCAGGGGGTGTGAAATGACCTTGGCATCCTTCATGGACAATGCTTGTGTATGTGCTTTCATTGGCTAGGTGTAGGGCCATGCTCTTGAACAAACaccattttccctttttccatTCACATGGGACAGGTTGAAAGACCCATGTATTTGCTACGTTCCAAATTTTGTGGACCTATTATCCAATGTTCAGTTCAGTATCTATTACTTTGAAATGTTTCACATCAATCCACTTTCTTCACATGGAGATCAGAAAtgatgagaaggagaaaaggaCCCTACCTGCTTGTATGTCTCTTTGCCTAGACACAATCGAGCATGAAAAGATGGTGTTGCCCCATGCCTTCACGTGGCCTCCCATCGACCTATATGCTGAGACAATGGCCGCACAAGTAGATAGAGTCCTCTTGCCCTTATGAAAATTTTGACGAcatttcatctttcttttaagttaatagaaagaaagaaaaaaaaaaagtggaaaaactTTTTGGCACTTTTAGGGTATTTCATCTCAACTGtcataaaatcaaatcattaaGATCCTAATGTAGTGGTCATAGAAGGAGATAGAGTTTGAAACTTGACATCTGTTTaatccatgaaaatccctcatCCAACAGTCAGTTTGAAAAAATATTCCCTCTTCGAATGCTTATAAAGGTCTCTCACTATTAACCGTGCAGGTCTTTTGCCcaattaattattatagaaaaGATTCTTTAGACTATTGCAATAAAGAATGGTTTGAAAATAATGTATCAGTAATATAATTTGTGTTATTTTTATCATCTTTGTTTCTTTGCTATGATAGGCATTCATAATTTATCTATTTATCACCTATAGAAATaacaattcatttaaaaaaaaaaaccataattcCAATCTCATACATATTGTACTTGTAGTTATTGAAAGAATAAAATTGTGAAGTAGATTAATGGTATTATTAAAttagttaataaaataaaattataaaaaaaaaaaggccatgcATATTAGATAACTCTCAAACAAGCAATGAATATTGCATAGCTTTAAcaaatcataaattaaaaaaaaaaaaaaattaacaattacCGTTGAGATTAATAATTCTCATCATAGTGGATACCATAATGTTTGTAGAAAGAATCAAGTTAAGAGTAAGAAACATATTGAAATCGAATGTTTATAGATGTTGATAATTGCTTGGTTATCTAAACTTTTGTATGATTAGTcttgtttgctttgtttattGAAATGGCTGCTACAGTCACACCATTCCCTGGGTACTTTTCTATAGTATTAATCATACAATCCATTTTGTGATAGATCTTCTGTCAGCTTAGTCAATGATTCAAAGACTGTCTTCTTCGAATCCGTATGCAGCATCTTAGATACATCTCTCCAAATGAGAGGAGAAATATAAAGCATTTGAGATGATAGCTGAACATCCGGAGAGTGGTAATGGAATTGCCTAGACTTGATGTCCATTTAAGAACCAacaaatgacaaaacaaaaccAGGTCCAAGGAGAAACTTCTCTTACCTCCAAATCCATcgtattgaaaaaaaaaagaggaagtaCAACTGTTGAATGCCTATTAAAAAGGTTGATGTGCACTTGCTTGTGATCATGCCTTTCATGAGCATTTCAAGTTCTGATTGACATAAATCTTATTCATTACATTAATTTCTACTACACAATGAAATTGTAGAGAGCTTATGTAGTTCATCTTCTTAGTGGTCTTAGTTGGATTTATTTGTACAATATATGCATCCATCATTCAATAGTTCATGTAGAACTTCCCTACTACCTAGTGATACTTATCTGTAAGTTCATTTTCTTGTGAATTTTTACTTGTTCTGggcatccaatttcttcttgCATTGCACTGGAAGCAATTAAACTAAACATATATGCTTGTGCTAAATATTTTCTTAAACTTCTTTAGGAATGAATATTGTTCCTGAATAATGTTTGTAATTAGAACTGCCTAGGAAACAAAGGAAATGAAGAATTGATATAACTCTTCTGTCTTAGAAAGTTCTAAAATTAGAATTTTAGTTTCTCATTCTTGTATAGTTTGAATTTTTGTGCAAGAGTATTCATGCTGGAATTTCTATTTAGGAATACTGGGAGATTCTCCAAGTTTACATTGCACAATATATAAATAGTAATATTTCTAACAATGTCACTTTGATGCTTATATGGCAAGGAAGTCAAAATAGCAAGGAGTTTgtggagaagaaaaaatagggttgagagTTGTGGTATGAATGCTCTCCAAGGATATGAGCTTTACTTGCAAGGTTTCAAGATATAGAGATACTTTTGCTCCATCTAACTAGGTGTAGAACACTGAAAAATAGTGTCAATCAtttgaggagaaaaaaattaaattttggaaaatagttGAAGTATAGATATTATTGCATTGTCATTCTAAATACTAAAACTGAAGTATTTTTTGTTGGAAGCAAGGTAAAATTTAGTAGTTATATTTGGTAAGATTCTGAGCTatttccacaattattattagtaatgaaatagaaaaaaattcatttgtttttttttttaacttctcatTACAAAAAGTTACATCCAATTAGAGGCACTCCTTAAAATATTTTCATCCACTCTCTAAACACATAATATGTATTGGTGTTCTTTTCTAGTGTCCTGTAAGACCGGACTATTTGTGCACATGCTTACCATTAGGGATGAAGCAAGGCTGAGTTGAGCCCGACTTCTTAAAGCCTTAGTTCAACCCTAGGTCCCTAAAATTCaactcaggcccaacccaaccttgttgCGTTTCATTCTTAGGCTCAGTCCTACCAGgctcatgccaacccaacccaaccctattggACCTTAATTAGATCAGATTAGCCCTAATTGACCATGATTCTTGCTAAGGTCGGGCTAACATTTGATTGACCCTATTTTTTCCTTGTGTCCTatgcattaaaaataaaaaacaaaaacaaaaaaagaatcattaatagatcaaatgatcaatacacaattaaaattatgaagtgcaacacaGTGATAGATATTCAAGACACCTAACCATATGAATCAACAATCCAAATTCCATTATTCATaataaaaggataggatgatagtcctaaattatattacataaatcATTGTTAAAATCAAGACCGGGTTGGGTCAAGCCGGACTAGACCTAGACcttaacccaagcccaacccaaccctaccctaACCTAAGGTTAGTGTTTTTCAACACTAACCCGTCCTTAGGGTCGGAAATCTTAACCCAAGCCTTGTTCAAACTTACTGCAGACCAAGGCAACTTCAGCCACGATGGCTTTCACTCTGACAAGCAAATTCATAAATAGTTTGAGGAAACTCTCGgcaaattgaaaaaaattaggaaattttgaaagaaaaaatcataTCAACTATTTGCATTCTTAAGGACACTGTAAATAACTCCTAcatatttgaagaaaaataatcTAACCCAAAAGTTCAGCAATACAAAAGTTGaatgaagattaaaaaaattgataaatattTAATACCTcaataaatattttcaattttttttggtaattccACCTGTCTTTGACAACTtttcccctcccccacccccactaaaaaaaaataatgatcaaGTTAAACACACAATTTTCATATTCCGAGTTATTTACCAACCAAATGAAATCATCTTTTAGCACGCTTCTCACTTCAGTGTTTGCTTCAAACATATGTAACTTTTGTCACCCCTCATTTCCTAATATTGTTCGAAAACACCAAATGAAGCAAGCCCCTTTAAACCTTTATACCATAATATTAAGAGGTACACCGAACACTAGTCACGTTGGCAGGTAGTGTTTATATGCCTATTATCTTATAACAATCCAATATGAAACATATAACAGTTACAAGACGGCCAAAAATAACTACCAAGTAAACCCTGAGATCTCCTGCTCAAATGTCAAAGTTAACCAAAATAGCCAAAATAGGATtggccaagaaaaaaataaaaaaagcatatCCAATGCACAAGTCTCCCACTAATGTAAGATCTGgaaagagttaaaatgactaaTGACCGCAGCCTTGCCTCCGCAAAGGAGTATTTTCATTTCCATTCAGCTTTTGACAAGCAGTCATTGCTTCTCACATGCAGCTGCATCTTGCTTAACAATCTGAGAAATCCCCGTGAACTGCTTCAAGTAGCATCAATGGGTGGAACATGTTTTAAAATAAACTCACCATAGTGGGGAGCATCTCAAAGTTGCAGCCACTGAAAAAAGAAATCTAGAAAAGGCTTCTACAGCAATGTCTTCTTTCCAAACAACTATCAAATTATATATTATAGGCTTCTGGGAAGgcaattcaataaaaatcatatcCATGGTACCCCATGAACAGTGGCTGAACAGAAAACATGCAGACTGTAACCCTTTGAATCCAGAATGAAACCTTTGCAGGGATCATGCATTAATTCATAGTAAAAGTTACACCAACTTAGAATTGTAttgtaaaaccaaaccaaaacaaaaaatccactACATGATATTTCGAACTTTGTGACAACCACAATGAACCGAATGACTTTGATTTAGATGTCCCAGTAAAACTAAATCAAGGAAAATATATCAAACAACAGCTGATATAAAAGCTCTCCCAGGATTGCGTCGTGCCAAAGGTCCATGGCAACCAAGAAGCTGCATACACATTACAAAATGAAGCTTGTAAGAATTCCTACATTTACAAGTAAAATCAAGGAAATCAAGGGGTACAAAATTGTGTTATACATTAAAACAACCAACACTATTCCACAGTACAAAATGGGGGACATAATCATTACAGCAGTAAGATGCTTAGCATTCAATACTAAGGAGTAATGAGGCTCATAAGCAGAAAACAGACCTTGGCATTGACACCATCCGGCATAATTCTGTTCTCGGACTTCCATTTCAGATAATCAGTACGACTGAACTTGGTAAATCCCCTGAAAATGGAGTGAAGGAGAGTGAATGTGAGTTATGGTAACCTTGTAAGATTGGTTAATCAAAAGTCCTCATTCCAAACCAACTAGATCAAATGAACATTGTTGTCAAAACTGTATATAATGATAGGGCTGGAGTTGATTATGAAAGAATTATTCCTTCCATATTTACActtgggaggggagggggaaccTTTCATACAGAAAGCATCATCTGTGAACATTAGATTGATTTTAAGGAGGGTTTTCTCTTTCGGTCTTTCACAAGGACTTGAGATTGGACCAACAGCACACAATATTGATGAAGAGCTAAGACCCAGACTCAATATAAAGGGTACAACATGATGGTGCCCCCTTAATAAGATCCTCTCACAAACCAACATTCATGATAACGCATGGTTTGCTGaaatagtaaataatagcatagcaaaaggaaaaaatttccATTGGGTAATTGACCATGTTGGATGATAGTGGCAATCTAACAGTTCTTGTAATTTCCTATAGCGAATTTTCATGATTATTTATAGTAAATGAATACACAGAAGAATCATTGTATGAAATCAGAAGTCAAAACAGTGCTCTAGTATATGCCATCATTTTCAAGAATCAAAAGCATCCATAAATCATACCATGAGGGAATGTGTAGGATAGTCACAGCATTCATAGATCATACCATGAAAGACTATGTAGGATGGCCACATACACCATCTGGTGTTGGGTCCTTACCAAAGAATAAAATTGGGGAGTCTAATTTAACGTGTAATAACCTTCCCACACTTGGCATTGACTGTGCATGAGAACAAGGGTCTGGGATTTCAAGACCCTCATTAAAACCTGAGTCACATATAGTAGAAACACCAAATATACATACCACTTCCTGCTAACAATAATCTTTTGGCGACCAGGGAACTTGAACTTGGCACGTCGGAGGGCCTCCTGTGCATGAATGCTGTTGTTGTCCTTGCAGCGGACGGATAGAAGGACCTGACCAATGCTCACTCTTGCGCAAGTTCCTTGTGGCTTCCCAAAAGCACCCCTCATACCAGTCTGGAGCCTATCAGCTCCAGCACATGA harbors:
- the LOC122062525 gene encoding 60S ribosomal protein L10, encoding MGRRPARCYRQIKNKPYPKSRYCRGVPDPKIRIYDVGMKKKGVDEFPFCVHLVSWEKENVSSEALEAARIACNKYMTKFAGKDAFHLRVRVHPFHVLRINKMLSCAGADRLQTGMRGAFGKPQGTCARVSIGQVLLSVRCKDNNSIHAQEALRRAKFKFPGRQKIIVSRKWGFTKFSRTDYLKWKSENRIMPDGVNAKLLGCHGPLARRNPGRAFISAVV